The DNA segment TCGCTGACCGCGCCGAGTCCGTTCGGATATTTATCGAGGTTTACCGTCCAGTTTCCGACGGCGCTTCGCCAATCCGACGCGCCGTTAAGATCGTACCACGCCGCGTCGTACCAAGCGTAATCGAGGGTTTCGAGGAGATCGAGCTCTTTGAGTTTTTCGATATAGGCGCGCGTTCCCGCCTCGTTTGCGCGGCTCGTGTCGTCCTGTCCTTCCGCGCCCGCGAAAAGAAGCATACTGCTCGGCGCGTAATGTTCGCCGAGACCGCGCTTGATATCCGCGCGGAAATTATTGAAGCCTTTCAATGGGCTGCTTCCGTTTGAATAAAGCGAGAGGGAGATCAAAGGCGTGCGGACGCTTTCGCCAGGTTCCAAATAGCCGCAAAGATCGCTCTGCCCGACGTTCACCGAGACATGGCCCTTATGCGCCGCGAAGCGCGCCGTCCAATCGCCCGACCAACCGATCCCGATCGTTGCGCCGATCGCGCCGGACGCGGAGGGAGATTTCCCCCAAAGGTTGAAAAAAGGCAAATACTGCGTTGAACTTCTTCCGCCGAGCGTATCGAAGACGTAAGTGGTCTTCTTACCCGACAGCTCCCGGCTGTACAGCGCGAAATCGTCCGTCGCTTCGTCGCTGCCGCCGCTGAAATACAGCGTGGAATCCGAGAAATCGAACGCACCCGTCAACCCGTACAAAAAAGAGAGCTCGAGCGAATTCTCCGTCCCTCGGTTGGTCAAGCCGACCTTCCACTCCGAAGTGGCGGTAAGGTCGTAATACGAAGCGATAAGGCGCGCTTCCAACCCCGTTTCGCGGTGCGTAAAGACTTTTTCGAGGGTGACGTCGCCGCCCGATTCCTCGCGGAGCGCGATCTCGATATCCCACTCGGAACGCGTTTCGACAAAGCCTTTATCTCCAAAGCGAAAATCGAACGCGGCGCTTGCGACGGAACCCTCCATTGAACGTTCGAGTTCGTCGCGGAACCAAGCGCGCGACAACTCGCGGTCTTTATGATCAAGCGATATTTCTTCCGCGCTTGCTTGCGGGAAAGTGACGAGATCGCGCGAAAACGCTTTGAAAAGTTTCGCTTGCGGGAGCATTTTGCAGGAAAAGATCAAAGACGCCGCATAGACGCCGAGCGCGACGACGGCGGTCGCCCACAGCGCGAACTTCCGATTTCGGCGCGTTCCGTAATAAAGCTGAACGATCACGCAAGCGAGATAAAAGGACAACAAAACGACAAGCCCGAAAACGCGCGTGACCGTTTCGTTCAAAAACGCGGAGGCGATCGCCTGCGACGGGAAAAACAAAAGTGAAAAGACGCCCGCGCCCACAAGGAACGGCGCCGCAAGAACGATCGGTTTACTTTCGGGGTATTTTTGGAAATACGCAAGCGCGAACATCGCGCCCGACGACAGAATAAAATCCGAGAAAAGAAGCGCGAGCTTCCAAGCGCGAACCGCGATCACGCTGTCATAAACGTAAAAAATCGCGCCGACGGCGATCGTTCCCGAAAGAAATATCTCAGCTGCGATCAGGAAAAACGGGGATATGAAAAACGCACGGATTTTCCTTTTTTCCATACGTTTATTATATAGTTTAAAAGCGCACTTTGTAAAGAGAGCGAAAACACTTGAAGAAAACGCCTCGATAAAACTCGGATCCTCTTTTCGGAAAAAGGGTTTCTCTTTGAGAAAATGTCACGAAGGGCGGTGAAGCGATCCGCTCTTTTTGATGGCTTCGACAAGCCTTCGAGCCGCGATCCGATGACAGATCCGCCCGGGGTGTCCCGCCCGAACGTCCGACATCGACGCCGCGCTCGGCGTTTCGAGGACGGAGACGCGCGGAGATCCGACGCGCATTTGCGCTTCGATCGTTAAAGGAAGCAATTCGGGTTTCTCGAAAAATCCGCATAAAAGGATAATCTTCGCTCTTTCGTTCTTCTCGGCGACGCGCTTGATGAACGAAGCGAAACGAGCGACCACTTTCTCTTTTTCTTCCTCTCTTTTTTCGCCCGAGAATTCGGATAAATAGGAAAAATCGTTCGTCCCGAGAGTAATGACGACGACGTCTGGAAGGAACAAGGAAAAGTCCCATTTTTCCTCGTTTCGGAAGAAGTCGACGTTCTCATAGATCTCCGGGATCGAGTGATCGGAATAGACGGACTTATAGATCGGCCAACCGCCCGCCGCGATCACGTTATAATCCGCGCCGAGTGCTTTTGCGGTCAGATACGAAAAGGCTTTCGTTACGTCCTGCTCTTTGGTTTTATATTCCCCGTCCCCGAGCGGCGCGAGCGTTCCGAATCCCGTCGTGATCGAATCACCGATAAATTCGATCTTTAAGGCGGGCTTCTTTTCCTGCGGCAAAAACGCGCCGTCGGTCTCCGCGGAGAACAGCGCGAAGGAATTATTCGCCGATTCGGTGAGTTTGACGACTTCGAAGACGTGCTCCCCCTCTTCCGCGCGGACGGCGATCTTTTTTTCGCCTTTCGGCAAACGGACGCGGCGCGTCTTCCCGTCCACGGTCACGCGAATATACGCGTTTCGGTCCGAAAGAGAGAACTCGGAAAAAACGCGAAGAACAAGCTCCGTTCCTTTGAATTTCCCGAGAACGGACGCCCCCGAATGATTCAAAAACAGGCGTTCGCCTTTCGCGTAACGCCGTCCTTGAAAAAGAAAATATGTGTCGAATTCGGAAACGCCGAGTCGCATTACTGCCTGCCTTCGATCATGGATTTGACCTTCATCAGGCGGATCGTGTTCGCCCTTTCGTTCTCGTCAAGCTTCATCGTTATAT comes from the Clostridia bacterium genome and includes:
- a CDS encoding alpha-galactosidase yields the protein MEKRKIRAFFISPFFLIAAEIFLSGTIAVGAIFYVYDSVIAVRAWKLALLFSDFILSSGAMFALAYFQKYPESKPIVLAAPFLVGAGVFSLLFFPSQAIASAFLNETVTRVFGLVVLLSFYLACVIVQLYYGTRRNRKFALWATAVVALGVYAASLIFSCKMLPQAKLFKAFSRDLVTFPQASAEEISLDHKDRELSRAWFRDELERSMEGSVASAAFDFRFGDKGFVETRSEWDIEIALREESGGDVTLEKVFTHRETGLEARLIASYYDLTATSEWKVGLTNRGTENSLELSFLYGLTGAFDFSDSTLYFSGGSDEATDDFALYSRELSGKKTTYVFDTLGGRSSTQYLPFFNLWGKSPSASGAIGATIGIGWSGDWTARFAAHKGHVSVNVGQSDLCGYLEPGESVRTPLISLSLYSNGSSPLKGFNNFRADIKRGLGEHYAPSSMLLFAGAEGQDDTSRANEAGTRAYIEKLKELDLLETLDYAWYDAAWYDLNGASDWRSAVGNWTVNLDKYPNGLGAVSDYLAENGAKMLLWYEPERVPKSSELYKEIQAKGKADSWLLTAKGENCLLNMGCEEAREYIQGVIIASLKENGVSYYRQDFNIDPRVYWEKADRDLYGGRKGFAENHYVTGEYAFLDALSQEIPGLRIDNCASGGRRIDL